A section of the Triticum dicoccoides isolate Atlit2015 ecotype Zavitan chromosome 7A, WEW_v2.0, whole genome shotgun sequence genome encodes:
- the LOC119331543 gene encoding 50S ribosomal protein L19, chloroplastic-like: MQSLARTVCRAGTRATPLKLLDCAAPRVEQSFAEPLRPCNWIRQIVSPIIPHDGVQAYGFCTRALAVRGFSTVGAAEVSVEDEDSSSPMVEHPPRIKFKRPDKTARHIMNILNKEAVDKVRTERTIPDVQPGCIVQMRVQVPENKRRESTLKGIVIARRNAGIATTFRLRRLVAGVGVESVFPLYSPNIKEIKILDRKKVRRAKLYYLRDRMNALKK; the protein is encoded by the exons ATGCAGTCTTTGGCGCGGACAGTCTGTCGAGCCGGAACCCGTGCCACGCCTCTGAAGCTCCTGGATTGCGCAGCTCCTAGAGTTGAACAGTCGTTCGCGGAACCCCTGAGGCCTTGCAACTGGATTCGTCAAATTGTG AGTCCAATCATTCCACACGACGGTGTTCAGGCATATGGTTTCTGCACGAGGGCTTTGGCGGTGAGGGGGTTCTCGACAGTGGGAGCTGCCGAGGTTTCTGTTGAGGATGAAGATTCCAGCTCTCCCATGGTTGAGCACCCGCCGCGGATTAAGTTCAAGAGGCCCGACAAGACGGCCAGGCACATTATGAAT ATCTTAAACAAAGAGGCAGTCGACAAAGTTCGTACAGAGAGGACCATTCCTGATGTACAGCCTGGATGTATTGTTCAAATGAGAGTG CAAGTTCCTGAGAACAAGCGACGTGAGTCTACATTGAAAGGCATCGTCATAGCAAGGCGCAATGCTGGGATCGCTACGACTTTCAGATTGCGTAGATTAGTAGCTGGGGTTGGAGTTGAGTCTGTCTTTCCACT GTACTCGCCAAACATCAAAGAAATCAAGATCTTAGACAGGAAGAAAGTCAGGAGAGCAAAGCTGTATTACCTGAGGGACAGAATGAATGCACTCAAGAAATGA
- the LOC119330093 gene encoding protein FAR1-RELATED SEQUENCE 5-like — protein sequence MEFSSSEDHDLVEDFMDVEDDTGTTDVDQGTSVMSSQIHCIDPSEGSMSTAVNELLPAADELGKNAEPYLGMEFTSDAAARAFYNAYALGLGFGIRVARSRSERRKGTEVLVMKRFVCMKEGHHKKKKDVDSSNKKKRKRLSIREGCPAMMEVVRRGPEKWVITKLVLEHTHVIVSPDKVREVQLLRLSGKEHADQLQEARRNVFGDTGASGLFTYLMRRQSENSGFFYNVQVDGRNCLRNAVWVDARSKMSYKYFGDAVYFDTTYTQNVNMLPFAAFTGMNHHGDCVVFGCALILDKTESSYAWIFETWLTAMDKRLPFSFTTDEGKTMTEAVAKVFPQCFHRLCRWRVLSKCKKKLSDVYMRFPELHNELKRCVNECDTVPVFDMFWGSILDKYGLRENTWLQSLFEARHKWVPAYLTSSFFAELSLTRRAETISGFYRNNFSTRAPLLSFITTFDQHIDRLYMNEAQKDLALFPPEQLLKTNSILEKQAASIYTRAAFEFFQTELIESLHHYAVKVEESPYEAKYYVERDGDPPTRHTVVYNVAEKKAWCDCCRFAFSAILCRHVLGVFILADIDMIPEPCITKRWTKKAKTGPVFVGRILEDENRHTDSVTSRFSDLVRDAMRCGEKGALSEGSFKFAKEVLRKAYREIDKLTKAGPQQVGNR from the coding sequence ATGGAGTTCTCATCAAGTGAAGACCATGATCTTGTTGAAGATTTCATGGATGTTGAGGATGATACAGGCACCACTGATGTTGATCAAGGAACTAGTGTGATGTCTTCCCAGATTCATTGCATTGATCCTTCTGAGGGATCCATGTCGACTGCTGTAAATGAGCTGCTTCCGGCAGCTGACGAGCTGGGCAAAAATGCGGAACCGTACTTGGGCATGGAATTTACGTCTGATGCAGCTGCACGTGCATTCTACAATGCgtatgcactaggccttgggttcggCATTCGTGTTGCCCGGTCCCGCAGTGAACGGCGAAAAGGTACCGAGGTACTTGTTATGAAGCGTTTTGTGTGCATGAAAGAGGGACatcacaagaagaagaaggatgttGACTCTAGCAACAAGAAAAAGAGGAAGCGCCTCTCTATACGGGAAGGCTGCCCAGCAATGATGGAGGTGGTGAGGAGGGGCCCAGAAAAGTGGGTCATCACGAAGTTGGTGCTCGAGCACACTCATGTCATTGTTAGCCCAGACAAGGTGCGGGAGGTCCAGCTCCTTCGCCTCTCTGGGAAGGAGCATGCGGACCAATTGCAGGAGGCGCGGAGGAATGTGTTTGGAGACACAGGTGCATCTGGTCTCTTCACCTACCTGATGAGAAGGCAGTCGGAGAACTCTGGTTTTTTCTATAACGTACAAGTTGACGGTAGAAACTGTTTGAGGAATGCAGTTTGGGTTGATGCAAGATCTAAAATGTCATACAAGTACTTCGGAGATGCTGTTTACTTCGACACTACTTATACTCAAAACGTAAATATGTTGCCTTTTGCTGCTTTCACAGGCATGAATCACCATGGTGATTGTGTTGTTTTTGGTTGTGCGCTTATCTTGGATAAGACAGAATCTTCATATGCTTGGATTTTTGAGACATGGCTGACAGCAATGGATAAGCGGCTGCCATTTTCATTTACAACAGATGAAGGCAAAACAATGACAGAGGCAGTTGCCAAAGTATTTCCTCAATGTTTCCATCGTCTTTGTAGATGGCGAGTTCTTTCTAAATGCAAGAAGAAATTATCTGATGTCTACATGAGATTTCCTGAGCTCCATAACGAGTTAAAAAGATGTGTCAATGAGTGTGATACCGTGCCTGTTTTTGACATGTTCTGGGGTTCTATTCTCGACAAGTATGGTCTGAGGGAGAACACTTGGTTGCAATCACTGTTTGAAGCAAGACATAAATGGGTTCCTGCGTACCTAACAAGCTCCTTCTTTGCAGAATTGTCACTGACCCGTAGAGCAGAAACGATCAGTGGGTTTTATAGGAATAACTTCAGTACAAGAGCTCCCCTCCTTTCTTTTATCACTACATTTGATCAACACATAGACAGATTGTATATGAATGAAGCTCAGAAAGATCTTGCCTtgtttcctcctgaacaactcctgaaaaCCAATTCAATCTTGGAAAAACAAGCAGCGAGCATCTACACCAGGGCTGCATTTGAATTTTTCCAAACGGAGTTGATTGAATCACTGCATCACTATGCTGTGAAGGTTGAGGAAAGCCCTTATGAAGCCAAGTACTATGTTGAAAGAGACGGTGATCCTCCTACCAGGCACACTGTTGTCTACAATGTTGCCGAGAAGAAGGCTTGGTGTGACTGCTGCAGGTTTGCTTTCTCGGCGATATTGTGCAGGCATGTGCTGGGAGTATTCATCTTGGCTGACATCGACATGATTCCGGAGCCATGCATCACGAAGCGATGGACAAAAAAGGCAAAGACAGGGCCAGTGTTTGTTGGACGCATCCTTGAAGATGAAAACCGGcacacagattctgtgacttcgagGTTCAGTGATCTCGTTCGCGACGCCATGAGGTGTGGAGAGAAGGGAGCTCTATCAGAAGGCTCCTTCAAATTTGCAAAGGAAGTACTGCGCAAAGCCTATAGAGAAATAGATAAACTGACCAAGGCTGGTCCCCAGCAAGTTGGCAACAGATAA